TCCTCGTCGTGGGAGGAGAGGACGGAGACGAAGCTGGAGAGCACCGCGTCACGGTCGCTCTGCTTGTCGAGGAGCCGGCGCATCCGCAGGGCGGCGAGCCCCGCCTCGTTCGCCACGGGCTCCCACAGGACGGGGCGCCCCCGTCCGGTGCGCGTGACGGCCTGCTTGGCGTGCAGCCGGGTCAGGATGGTGATGACGGTGCTGTACGAGAGGCCGGCGCCGAGCCGCTCCTGCACCCAGGCCGCGGTCACCGGTTCGCTCGCCTCGCCCAGCACCGACAGCACCTGGGCCTCCAGCTCGCCCTGGCCGCGCCTGCGGGCGGGCGCCTCCCGTTCGCCACCGGCTCTTTCGGCGTCCACGGTACGGCCCCTTTCTCCGTCTCGCCGCCCGGGTCTCTCCGTTCGGCCGCCCGGCCGTGGCACTGGACCCGCCGGGCATCGGGAAATCGTATCCAGCCGGCGGAGGGGCCGGCCACCGACCGGCGCGGGAACGCGCACGCCCGGCCGACCGGACCGCTCTCCCGCCCCGGTCCGACCGCCTCCTGGCCATGGAAATCTACAGTGCTGTAGATTTTCCTCACTGCCGCTGGACAAGGGAGAAGATCATGGGTGTGAGCCTCGCCAAGGGTGGAAACGTCTCGCTGAGCAAGGAGGCTCCGGGGCTGACCGCGGTCCTCGTCGGTCTGGGCTGGG
This sequence is a window from Streptomyces parvus. Protein-coding genes within it:
- a CDS encoding BlaI/MecI/CopY family transcriptional regulator; the encoded protein is MDAERAGGEREAPARRRGQGELEAQVLSVLGEASEPVTAAWVQERLGAGLSYSTVITILTRLHAKQAVTRTGRGRPVLWEPVANEAGLAALRMRRLLDKQSDRDAVLSSFVSVLSSHDEDLLRSLLAESGPDGTGAPSDRPER